The genomic stretch tttttgtaagtacaacaaaaaaaaaatccgatcaaaaaataaaaaacttaggtaagttgcggctccctatcttccctgttcggttctcctgaccccgcgctgacctcggcgtgtgcgattggcgcgaaattcaaattttacacattgagtgaagagtatagcttgcgcgacgcgatagacgcggaagtgtagtgggcggagctatctaaaatcaaaaaatccgcggtgcggtcttaaatattcataagtaactaaaaaaaaacaaaataattagtctTTACCTCACAAGCTCAAAGTCTCTCATCATCAAGAAATGTATTTCACAAAAagtatacctacctaggtaccGATAGTTACACTTTTTATGAAATAGATCGCACGGAAATGAACCGAATAGGGTAAGCATCGAAATATttaatatgcaaaaaaaaatatcgaatgaaaaaaaaatgaaaatggagGCATTATTTTGCCGTGGCGTCTCAGTACCGTCAAACTTCTAGCGAGAAAAGGATAGCGATATCCCCTCGAATTTTAGAAGCTAATAACTCTGGCATTATGagaagattttaattaattttttcattctagaattattaaaattatttttagcgCTTCTTTACATAAACTCTCTAcctaacctctcaagtatgagggcgcgggtttgatcccaggtcaggcaagtatcaatgcaacttttcggGGTAATTggatgatttttggcgtcgataaaaaaaagtatctatACTTACGTATTACttaatatttagtaatctgtgcctaTACTTCATTTGAGTAAGACCTATCTAAAGAAAATAATCATGAtattagtttttgtaataaaaaatatatcttaaaataagtgtaacttaaaatattataagaagCAACCCTTCCCTacgcacggccacggcacggtcgCGGCACGGTCGCGGACACTGCTCTGTGCGTTATTGCATTGCTTTCGCATTGGAACACTAATCGAGCGCTCGAGCTTTTTAGGTTCAGTTTCTAACGTAGCTATCCTATACATATAACTTGCGGAATTTGTACGTTCTTATAACATTAGagaggtatgtattttttttgtatggagtggtTTATCTGTGTAAAGCGATTGGATTCAACTTTGCGTCCAATATTAgctataatttgaaataatgcAAACTACTGCATAGTACATTGGCTTCAATGAAAAACTTTGTAACCAAACAACAGAAACGGACGAGCTCATTGGGCCAGCCCCAGCTGCAGAGGAGCGATAACGTCATTAACGACTGCTTTTTCAGCATTAGTGACGTCGTATAGGTGGGTAAGCTAAAAACATTTCTGTAGAGTCTCACATATACATCACATAACATCTCAAGAAGACAAGTGACAGACACCATTGTGTGGTGCGAGCGTAGCGTTGTGTCCAAGATGTCCCCGCGCACTCCCCTTTAATTCCTCTCTCCTTTGAACTTGTATCAAAAACTGACACTGAGCGCGTCGGTTTTGGGCATTGGACAGTGATTGGCATTGCATCCATCACATCCGTCTACATTGTGTCAAAGTACCGATACACACATTGGTGGGCGCAAAACGTTACGTTGGCGTTGGTGCAAAACCAACGTGTGGTGGTGGTTACGTTGGTTGGTGGTTGTTTGGGTATCTTCAATGTGTGGCCCAGTCATAATACTATTAAGGTATCTGTGCTAATAGTTAAATATATCTGATCCGACAGATGTCCAACGTCCAACCCAatgaaaaatattctaattttgtTGCAGATATTTAAAGATGGACAGCAGCACTACTGTTTTTACCTCCAAAATAACGAGGGTTGGGAATcaccacaaaaataatttatacgacCTTTTGAACATTGTTCCCGCTAAACCTCTTAAAGTTAATGAAACAAAGAAGTACACTTGCGATTACATCCCAAAAACTGGTAAATATTATACACCGAAAAGAAAATCGCGACTGAAAGTGAAAACTGTTCGAGATATCAGAAAATTGTTTGAACTAGatacattttcttatttattgaaTGAACTGGAAACGCagcaaaatactttattaaaaaaaatacgacatGGTTCTTCAAGTGATGAGATAACGAAAAATTTGGCTACAAAGCTGTTAAGAGGTGACTCTCCTATTACAAGGTCAACTTGGCAGATGTTAATTAATCTGAATCCAGAACATCACAAAAATCCACGCCAATTTGTTAAATGGAATGGGAAATATATTCAAGTGAACGGAAGTTTAGGTGGTAGgaagcaaataataaataactatgatttATCATTTAAGTCACCACCAcaacaaaatacaaagaaacaCATATTAAAGAACAATTTTGGAATAAGAAAAAGAGGACTATTAAGAAATTCGTTAGTCGTTCAATTTAAACCAGGCCCTCTTTGTAAGAAACAATTTCTTGATGATTCGCCTCAAAAATACCACATAGGTAATACCGAACTCATACATCTTCCAAAACCAGGACTGGACATCAAACCTACTTATGGTACTGCTTCAGAGCCTATAATAACACAGTATCTTAATAATCTCCGTCCTGGGGATGGCACTATAACCGGAAAATGGGCTGAATTTGCAGTTTCTGTTTTAGGTActattaaaaaatcaaatgctgtacaaataaacaaagattGCATTACATTTGATTTAGCTtacaaatataatcaaaataaattactaatgCGCCGTGGTGCTGATAATATTTTGAACACCTCCGAATATTCTGGATTGAGAGCTACAGAGAGAGACAGGCGAACAGCAAGAACAGGATTAAAAACTGAAATactagatattataaataaaatgatagatTCTGTAGAAATAAACTTAACTCAAGATACATTATTTACTCAAGAAAAAGAGACGGAACCATTAACTGATTTGAACTCCATGGATGTAACAAACGCAAAAGACAAGCTCAAAAGAAAATTTGGCGAACTAGACAGACTTGCTGTTAGGGTGATAACACTTCCTGAAATTGAAGAACCACAAATAACAAAAAGCTGCAACAATAAGCACTGTTCTTTGGGTTGTGTTTGCGCTTCATTGCAAGGCAAATACAATTTGAGGCAGCATTGTGGTCGTATCGAATGCATTTTTGATTGCAAATGTGGCTATGACATGTACAAAGATGATCCATTACATGCAGAATGCTCAGATCTGCTTCCTGGActcataaaactaaataatgagTTTGATTTACATTTAGCGAAAGAAGAGCAAAAATTTCATCAAACTGTTATAGTAGCtggaaaaaaaagaattttattaaagaCAGAAAAAAGGAATAGCAAACCATCCAAAAAATATGCCGATTTTTACAGCAATGTGACCTCAAAACAAGAACAGCACAAAAGACTAGATGCTTCGGTTGTAGCAATAAAATTTGATTGTAATAATATAGAACCATGGTGTATGGTTCATAACCTATATAAGTGTTTTTGTAAAGGCAAATTTACCGAAACAAATATAAGTGAGGACATCGGTAAAGAATCACTGTCCAAAGAAACAACTAATGATGTTGAGGATTTAGAAAACCTTAAAGGAGCGAATGATGATACTGGAATCGAGGAATGTCCTTCAGCACGAATGAAAGAGCAACAGAAACCTACAGAATGGACAAATTCAGTCAGAAAATCGAAAATTTTTGAAAGTATACCAAAGAAAGTAAACAAATCAAGAAGTTTtgataaacttaaatattacaGTAATACTGAAGAAAATAATTACGACTCTGAGAATGAaattaaaagtcaaagtaatgcaGAGACAACGGGTATACAAAGGAATAAGAACTCAAGATATACTCTAAGAcaattaaaaatgacaaatttcaatagagataCGGACAAAAGCagtgaaaaatcattttattctgATGATAGCAATTCTTTGGATTTTATGGATGAAGAAACAAATACATGTTCAAGGACGAGTGCATACGTTGGAAGAAAATACACTAAtggatattataaaaatacaaatagtaAAATATTGGAAATGGAAAAGCACGATAAAAAACTTCAAGAGAGATTggattcaattaatttaaaaattgataGTGAAAAGACTAAAACAACTGTTAAAACTGCCAATGACTCAGAAAATCTGtcagaaattgataaaaaaagcaGAAAGCGTTTACTAAGTGAGACCAAACTCGTGTCGTGGTTAGAATCgaactacaaaatatataaacagcGAAACGATCGAGGTTTTTTAAAAAATGCCTTAGAACCGCCACAATTAGGTAAAGTAGCGTTACACTCCTGGGAATTTATTCTAACCAGATATCGAGAACGCAAAAACCTATTTTTAGTATCACGTCAAAAGCCTTTCCGAATTTTTATGGCAGTAAATACCAACAATTCTTTTTTTGCAAATTGcattaatataaatgatatcCGATTTGCGGAGTTACACAAATATCCCCAAACCGTAAAAAACTTACTTATAAATGCAACTGATCTAAAAgacaatttttgtattttacgaGGTTTGTCTTTTTGCTGGGAATTAATAGGCTCTGTGACTAAAGTAAGCGAGAGTGATGGATCAGGTGCGGAACATGATGCTTccccaaaaataaatatgaatccGCAAGATGAAAGCGACACGGACATGTCAGCTgattttaatcaaaacaatGCAGTGTCTGAGGAATCGTTGACAGAAAATACGGAACAAACCGAAATACAAACTTCGCCTTTGCAAAGAAAAGAGTCTGAAAGTAAAAGCTGTGTGGACTATGTTGGGTCATCAAAATGGTTTGTTATGACAATAGAAAATGATTTTagtgaaataagattttttagaaaaggattttttgttaaatatgaaAGCATTATAAATGCCATTAGCGTTGCACGTCTATCCGGTAAAACTGTTCGACTATCTTCTAAGAAATGTATGGAACAACCTGAAGTTCCCCAGTTCGGCATATATGCAATTCCCAACAACAACGAATATTGTGTTTTTGTTGGACCGTATGAAATCGAAGATACTTTGGGGATAGAAACTATTAAGACTATTTTAGACGTAAGAAACGTAAGGGTGAAAAGAACAAGAGGGTTTTGGATTACAACAAACAAGATCGATAATCTGAAAGTTGTAGAAAATCCTTTATCATTTGTTCCTCCAACGAATACCCAAAATAATAGTGAAATTCCTTTAGAAGCGCATCTTTGTACCAATCTCGAAACTAATATAAACCAACAAGAGAATACTAAATTACCGGAAAGTGTAGAGACAAATCAAAATGAAGAATCAAAAGAGTGTTCTCCTAGCAAAAGAGATATAAAAGTTGTGAAACCAATAAAAATACGCAAAACGAATGGCTTCTACCACCTGGCATCCGACggcgttttaaaaaaaatatctttaaaatacCCTAAAATCGCACCAAAACCTGTTATCACACGTATAAATGTGGGAGATTGTGTTATGGATAGTACCAGATCATTGATACAAATATGTAAAACAGGCattgataataatgttaatgAAGTGACTTCATTATTGACAACTTCACAAGAGCCGGTTACTGAAGCAAtctctcaaataaaaatatcctcCGTATATTCAACACAAAATGAACCTTCTGTTTCTAATCCCATTAAACCACCAGTCACCAGTAAAGATAGaggaatgtttattttaaaacctgaagaaataaatagaaaagttaTACAAAATGAATTGATGGCTGAAGTGACATCGGCTTCTAGGAATAAGTATGAATTCAATAATAAGTCTAAGAGTATATTCTTGGATTCGAATAATTATAACATAATGTCCGAGTCAACAGATTGGAATGCCGATGATGTTAATGTATACGTCTTATCAGATGAAGAAAATGAAAGAACTAGTGAAACTATAGATCAGTGTGAAACTGAAGATAACGGACAACTATGGACGGACGTTTGCATAGAATGTACAAATGTTCCAAGCCTAGGCTGGATACCAGGaataaagaattttcataatttactcAGCTTTAAATTACCTGGATCTGAATATTCAGAATTTTATCCGGAAGAAAAAGCTTTTGCCGAAATAAACTTGTAAGTACATTCCATATTTTCACTTTTGGACATTATACATTATGTGACACGTTGACACGACGAATTTGTGACACGACAATTTCATGATATTTGCCCCTATTTATCACAGCTATCAATAATTcagaaattagtttttttcaattaaatagtCAACCATTAAACCAAAAATTTGAAATCACAAGAATCTATTAATAAAGATACAAACTTACCTCATCATGTCGAGTCGTGAAATATACGAATataattagatattattttgtttttctaattttatttcagagaaTTGTCTAAAAGGATAAATACTTCAATGAATATAACATTGCAATGGAAAGTTAACGAGTCAAGTGACAAATTTGAAGGAACCGAAATTAACCCTGAGCATTTGTATCCAGATTATGTAAGTAGAGATTATGCACCTTAAACATAATTATGGGTACAGTCTTATTTCAACTTTATGATCATTGAAGTGTGCGACTCAAGCAAGAAAGTGGGAAGTAGAGTGATAAGTGATGACGCGCACATGATTTTATGTCTATGTGATCACCTGCCTTGCCCAACTTCGTATGTATATACTATACACTGGtctacaaattattatatttttttttgttacaaaggTTTTTGTAGTatatatttgatacgtaatcgaagtccagaacataaaattGCACTAGCACGTCGGGATTTCAAGATATACTCCTATTAATAAGTTCTAAAATGCGAtcttctataaaatatttttttgaggaCGGCACAACTATCTgataatttctaactaaagcatcatATAGTAGGTACTCTTTCCCCGCATTAAACCCATTTTGTGTTGCCGCACATGGGCCACACGCGACAGCTACAAAGGCCGCCACAAGAGGCAAGAAACGGCCACAGAAGAAGCTGAAGCACGCGACAGCCACTTGTTTAGTGTTTACAGCCGTATAGTGGTCGGTGCGGGCCACAAGAAGCAAGCTGCGGCGATTTGTAGCGTGTGGCAGCCACCGGCGCCGATCGTGTGCGGCTAGTCCATATAAgatgtataaaaattataggAAATATGCCAGTGGCAGCGTTTTGTGGCTGTGGCCGGTGGCCCGTGTGCCCCGTtctaaaagttatatttttgcgAGTTCTTTCTCAAGATACACCATTCTACAGTTATATGGAGTTTGTTCATACTAACAGGCAAATtaaatatagggaagatcgaactacCACCGTAGCAGaaaacatatttcatgaaaatgaaaattaagaacctcctcctttttgggaagtcggttaaaaatgcatTCGAATCGGGAAGAGGAGTAGTACTATGTAATCCTtagaaattaccaaaaaaaatgcTGTCCTTAAAAAAATTGGCAAATAGCGTTAAAAATCGCGTTTTTAGTATTTTAAGACGGCTA from Helicoverpa zea isolate HzStark_Cry1AcR chromosome 8, ilHelZeax1.1, whole genome shotgun sequence encodes the following:
- the LOC124632357 gene encoding uncharacterized protein LOC124632357 isoform X2; amino-acid sequence: MDSSTTVFTSKITRVGNHHKNNLYDLLNIVPAKPLKVNETKKYTCDYIPKTGKYYTPKRKSRLKVKTVRDIRKLFELDTFSYLLNELETQQNTLLKKIRHGSSSDEITKNLATKLLRGDSPITRSTWQMLINLNPEHHKNPRQFVKWNGKYIQVNGSLGGRKQIINNYDLSFKSPPQQNTKKHILKNNFGIRKRGLLRNSLVVQFKPGPLCKKQFLDDSPQKYHIGNTELIHLPKPGLDIKPTYGTASEPIITQYLNNLRPGDGTITGKWAEFAVSVLGTIKKSNAVQINKDCITFDLAYKYNQNKLLMRRGADNILNTSEYSGLRATERDRRTARTGLKTEILDIINKMIDSVEINLTQDTLFTQEKETEPLTDLNSMDVTNAKDKLKRKFGELDRLAVRVITLPEIEEPQITKSCNNKHCSLGCVCASLQGKYNLRQHCGRIECIFDCKCGYDMYKDDPLHAECSDLLPGLIKLNNEFDLHLAKEEQKFHQTVIVAGKKRILLKTEKRNSKPSKKYADFYSNVTSKQEQHKRLDASVVAIKFDCNNIEPWCMVHNLYKCFCKGKFTETNISEDIGKESLSKETTNDVEDLENLKGANDDTGIEECPSARMKEQQKPTEWTNSVRKSKIFESIPKKVNKSRSFDKLKYYSNTEENNYDSENEIKSQSNAETTGIQRNKNSRYTLRQLKMTNFNRDTDKSSEKSFYSDDSNSLDFMDEETNTCSRTSAYVGRKYTNGYYKNTNSKILEMEKHDKKLQERLDSINLKIDSEKTKTTVKTANDSENLSEIDKKSRKRLLSETKLVSWLESNYKIYKQRNDRGFLKNALEPPQLGKVALHSWEFILTRYRERKNLFLVSRQKPFRIFMAVNTNNSFFANCININDIRFAELHKYPQTVKNLLINATDLKDNFCILRGLSFCWELIGSVTKVSESDGSGAEHDASPKINMNPQDESDTDMSADFNQNNAVSEESLTENTEQTEIQTSPLQRKESESKSCVDYVGSSKWFVMTIENDFSEIRFFRKGFFVKYESIINAISVARLSGKTVRLSSKKCMEQPEVPQFGIYAIPNNNEYCVFVGPYEIEDTLGIETIKTILDVRNVRVKRTRGFWITTNKIDNLKVVENPLSFVPPTNTQNNSEIPLEAHLCTNLETNINQQENTKLPESVETNQNEESKECSPSKRDIKVVKPIKIRKTNGFYHLASDGVLKKISLKYPKIAPKPVITRINVGDCVMDSTRSLIQICKTGIDNNVNEVTSLLTTSQEPVTEAISQIKISSVYSTQNEPSVSNPIKPPVTSKDRGMFILKPEEINRKVIQNELMAEVTSASRNKYEFNNKSKSIFLDSNNYNIMSESTDWNADDVNVYVLSDEENERTSETIDQCETEDNGQLWTDVCIECTNVPSLGWIPGIKNFHNLLSFKLPGSEYSEFYPEEKAFAEINLELSKRINTSMNITLQWKVNESSDKFEGTEINPEHLYPDYINLLKQIEEPRKTGEVHH
- the LOC124632357 gene encoding uncharacterized protein LOC124632357 isoform X1, yielding MDSSTTVFTSKITRVGNHHKNNLYDLLNIVPAKPLKVNETKKYTCDYIPKTGKYYTPKRKSRLKVKTVRDIRKLFELDTFSYLLNELETQQNTLLKKIRHGSSSDEITKNLATKLLRGDSPITRSTWQMLINLNPEHHKNPRQFVKWNGKYIQVNGSLGGRKQIINNYDLSFKSPPQQNTKKHILKNNFGIRKRGLLRNSLVVQFKPGPLCKKQFLDDSPQKYHIGNTELIHLPKPGLDIKPTYGTASEPIITQYLNNLRPGDGTITGKWAEFAVSVLGTIKKSNAVQINKDCITFDLAYKYNQNKLLMRRGADNILNTSEYSGLRATERDRRTARTGLKTEILDIINKMIDSVEINLTQDTLFTQEKETEPLTDLNSMDVTNAKDKLKRKFGELDRLAVRVITLPEIEEPQITKSCNNKHCSLGCVCASLQGKYNLRQHCGRIECIFDCKCGYDMYKDDPLHAECSDLLPGLIKLNNEFDLHLAKEEQKFHQTVIVAGKKRILLKTEKRNSKPSKKYADFYSNVTSKQEQHKRLDASVVAIKFDCNNIEPWCMVHNLYKCFCKGKFTETNISEDIGKESLSKETTNDVEDLENLKGANDDTGIEECPSARMKEQQKPTEWTNSVRKSKIFESIPKKVNKSRSFDKLKYYSNTEENNYDSENEIKSQSNAETTGIQRNKNSRYTLRQLKMTNFNRDTDKSSEKSFYSDDSNSLDFMDEETNTCSRTSAYVGRKYTNGYYKNTNSKILEMEKHDKKLQERLDSINLKIDSEKTKTTVKTANDSENLSEIDKKSRKRLLSETKLVSWLESNYKIYKQRNDRGFLKNALEPPQLGKVALHSWEFILTRYRERKNLFLVSRQKPFRIFMAVNTNNSFFANCININDIRFAELHKYPQTVKNLLINATDLKDNFCILRGLSFCWELIGSVTKVSESDGSGAEHDASPKINMNPQDESDTDMSADFNQNNAVSEESLTENTEQTEIQTSPLQRKESESKSCVDYVGSSKWFVMTIENDFSEIRFFRKGFFVKYESIINAISVARLSGKTVRLSSKKCMEQPEVPQFGIYAIPNNNEYCVFVGPYEIEDTLGIETIKTILDVRNVRVKRTRGFWITTNKIDNLKVVENPLSFVPPTNTQNNSEIPLEAHLCTNLETNINQQENTKLPESVETNQNEESKECSPSKRDIKVVKPIKIRKTNGFYHLASDGVLKKISLKYPKIAPKPVITRINVGDCVMDSTRSLIQICKTGIDNNVNEVTSLLTTSQEPVTEAISQIKISSVYSTQNEPSVSNPIKPPVTSKDRGMFILKPEEINRKVIQNELMAEVTSASRNKYEFNNKSKSIFLDSNNYNIMSESTDWNADDVNVYVLSDEENERTSETIDQCETEDNGQLWTDVCIECTNVPSLGWIPGIKNFHNLLSFKLPGSEYSEFYPEEKAFAEINLELSKRINTSMNITLQWKVNESSDKFEGTEINPEHLYPDYILTQEGLLHTSDIIKSNKDNLKTYSKTNLKGNARGSASPSEIGKINLLKQIEEPRKTGEVHH